TAAACATATTCAAAGTCTTGCCACGTTTCCTCACAAAATTATGGCTGAGGTTATTTCTCGTGCATACATGTTTGAGATGAATAAATACGCTAGATATAAATAACTTAAAGTAAGCATAACTGATCATAAATGCAGTATTGGTATCTCATCAATTTTTGACATGGTATTTTGGTATTTGCCAATATCTTTTGCCCCCACCCCAACGTCCCCTCATATACGCTTAATGATTGCAACAATATACATAATGATCAAATATTATCAGTTCCAAAACACTAACTGAGGACACTATCAATCATAAACATAagttataataaaataacaaaagctattgtttttattctaGGCCCCACACCTATAAATGAAATCATCACTCAATTAGCCACCCCATATAGCAGCTAATTATAAacatataagcttaagcttaaaaacTGAGCACTATTTCCAAGCACTTAATATTTCAGCCATACTAACTTTATATACAACTTCTGGAAGGTTCTCTGTAGAATCTCCATCGAAAGAATCTTTCTGTGAACGCTGACAAGCAAGACAAAAGTATTATTTGATGCAATCAGCTGAAAGTATGATCATTGTTAAGCGAATATAAGCTTTCACTCATACGAAACTACAGGTTTTGTCTATTGAGTATACTTTTCTTTCAACTGAATTTCGTAATAGATTGGCAGCACAGTCTGTATATATAATGAAGATACCTACGTCTAAGCCAAGAAAGGAGCGAAACCGATCTCGTAGAGCCATAAAGGTCGATGGCGGAACTACGGTTTTTTTTATTCCAGAAACCTCCCCTCTTTCATTCCTTCCTGGCGGCCATTTAATACCGAATCAAAGGTTTATATGGTCAGCGGTCGAACTCCCTAGATATGTATGTCACGTAATCACAAATGTAGTGTACTGTGGCCACTTTCCtgaatccaaaacacttcccagaattcaaaaacacttcccagaatccaaaaacaatTCCCAGAATTCAAACCGCGTCCCAAAAACCAAGAACACAGCCAAGAATCCAAAATAcctcccagaatccaaaacgtTTTTTTGATTCTGGGtcgtgttttggattctgggaagtgtttttgaaTTCTGGGATGTGTTTTGGATTCggggaagtgtttttggattctgggaagtgttttggattctgggaagagTTTTTGAATTTCTGGGATGTGTTTTGTCCCTATCAGCGACGGTAGTAATGTACTTGTCGCCTCTGCTTTCATTGCATTCTCTCCTTTCTTTTCGCTTCTCTCCTTTCCTCTAGAAAGAAATATGGGGAGAAGTAGCTAGTAGCCCCGGGGGATGGGGGTCGGTTCATACTTGGGTATGCCGCTGAGCTGATGTACTATGGGCGCAAGAAATAACGGAGAGGTGAGGGGCTAGGGGGACATGTGTTTCCCTTGCGCCCACCGTTTTCTATCATACCAAGAGGCTCTTGATCCCACCCAtaacttccaagcgcctgccgGATGAATCCTTCGACTAAGCATCGTTGTAGGTCGAAATGAATGACGGGGGACCGCGAAACACTTTATTGAAGCGTGTTCATGTGACCTGTTTTAGCCAGGGCGTTTCCCCGAGGGAGGTGAAAAGGGGAAGGGACCTGAATGGGAGAGAGAAACAAGGGGAAAGGGGAAAGGGACTGGAGAAGGAGTTCATCTTTTTTGTCCCTTCTCCTCCCTCTTTTTCTCCCGCCATGCAGACCGATCATACGTTCTACGTTGCGCGCCTGAGTTTAGTGAGGGTTTTTCCAGTCGTTTGTGGTTCTTTTAAGGTGGATtcccactgtcgcgtaattttaacgtgcgtacgcacgtaaattttacgcgcctAAATTACATAGAGACAATGTCTGGAAGGTCaagcgtaaacgtaaaagttgaacctcgctcaactttcacgtttgcgcgtggcctttcatacattgcctctatttcatttacgcgaGTAAATTTGACGAGCGTTAGCACAGAAAAAGTACGCGACAATAGAAATCAACCCTTTGTGAAGCGTCTTCTCGCTTCAATTGTCAGTCTGTAGGCAATCGCTTTCTCCCAGTCCACTTTGTAGCAACTGGGTACCTGTTTAAATAAACAGTTGAAACTACAAAACCCGATAGGTACTGAGATTGTTATGAAAAGGTGGAGAAAGGTTGCTCTTTTTTCCATGAGTCGGAAAGTAGCTTTCTTTACATTGAAATGCGGTTGGTCTAGAAGGTTAACAAATTGCCGTATTTCTGCTTGATTTAACACACACtggtaaataatttaaataccaCCTGGTTGCTGTCAAATAACATAACCTACCAATGATGTGAAAAAAAACTCGGTGACAGAGCCAAGAGACCAGGTCGTGAAATTCTaccaaaaatattatttaatgtTCCGAACCTTGACGTAGAGCTTGGTAGCGAGAGATGAAACAATTGATCCTAATTATAAGCACACGAGACCTACTCTAACATAAACTCGCTGACTTGGAGGCCTATTGACAAAGCATCATGTCTAGTGACAGAAAGTGGCTACGCATAAACCGCGACTTGCTAGTCTACAAAgcattttatttcttctttcttagTGGATTTGGAAGTATATTTCCATATCTTCCGGTGTATTTTCGACAGATAGGTCTGCCTGCCAGTCAAGTCGGACTTTTGCTTGGCTTGCGCCCAATTGTCCAGTTCGCCAGCGCACCGTTTTGGGCCATCATTGCAGACAGATACAGGAAGCGAAAATCTGTGTTGGTCATGTCAGTTATATCCTGGCTCATTATGACAATGACTTTAGCGTTCGTAGAGCCCACCAACGAAATCTGTGAGATTCGCCAAGGAAATGACACTCATCAACATGTTGTGAATTACACAAAAGTAAAAACAGGATTTTTTAGACGTTCGCTGTGGCTACCCCTAACTGAACCTGATACGCAAACAGGAGATGGGACGCAACAACAAGCCGATTTAGACATTGTGCCGATACATATTGATCACAGagaaagaaagttaaaaaatatttcacgttCAAACGGCGTAAGAGTGCTAGAGACTTCAAATGTTGCGCAGTTTCAGGAGGGTGATCATCGATATCTGATCCTCTCCGAAGGAAAAAGGTCCTTTCATGCGAGAAATAACAGTAACTTATCTGCGCCGGTAACTATAGCCGAGCAGCAAAAAGACATGAGCGATATTTCAACTGTTACAACACTTAGTTCAAGTGGTATATTAATCGGGAATCTTAACtctaaaaacaataaacaaccGGAGCGTTTTTACAAGAAGGATGGTCCAAAGTTACAAAACCTGACGAAAGAAACACAATCAGCCACCGGTAAAGACGTTGTACTATCCGCTGGGGAGcaaattaaatcaaaacacTTTTCACGCTTTTATAAAACCAGCAATTTGGCGGGTGAAAGCAATAGACACAGAAATTTCTCGGAACGCCGTGTTCAGATTGAAAACACTCAGTATCAGCAGCTCCAAGGCAGGAATGATTCCACAAAGTCTGGACTTAAGAGAAGCGAAAGACTTCGCGAAAACGCGACAAGAAACTTCACTCTCAATGTTCTGTCACCTGCACGCGCTCATGAAAAGAAAGACAATTCTTCTACTGACAAAAGGAGAGAAAATAAAGGTTCCCCACCCGTTGTAATAGAGTTTTCGAGAATTATAATACCTCACAATTCACAAAGTACGCCGGATAAAACAACCGAGAACTCATTCAACGCGAAAAATGAAGAGGGTTCCGGAAATTTTGAACGAAGGCCACTTCTTGAAGAAACTGTCGTTCGGAAAACAGTTTTGCACTCAAATGAACCGTCAACGACAGAGAGAGTAAATCCGAATATTTCAGATATTTTGACACAGATAAATAATCGACCAACAGAGAACATAGATCAAGGTAATTTGTTACACCTGGAGGAAAAATTATCAAAGATGATAGCATTTGATCATTCAAAGACTATCAATGAGAGAAATTCATTACGGACAGGTATAGGAGAGGGTCAGAAGATATCCATTAATGATACCGCTGATAAAACTTCAAGTTTACCCAGTGTTTCTTTAAACCGCTCACCACTAGTTCAAGCACATGTTCATAACAAAACCTTGTATACACAAAGCGACAAACTTCTTAAAAATGAATTGCACAAATCTGAGACAAAATTTATAAGCCATCAGGAGTCTGTCCCAGCTatggacaaaacaaacaatgtaAGAGGCCAGTTGGAGGTCAAAACTTCAAACGGCGACTTGGAGAGCGATGATTATGGCTTATTTAGTGGCTCTGCAAATTCTGTCTTGGATTCCTCTACATGGTACACCTCTACTGAAGGAGAAGGCTCCTTTTACAACCCCCAAAAAGAGGAAATCAAAACGCAAAAAACGCAGAAAACAATGGTCATAAATGCAGCTTCTCATCACAATACTAAAAAAGTATCCAATTATCTACAAAACAGTGCCTCTGAAAAATACAGAGAAGCGAGCAAAATGCAGTCATTACGCAATGAAAGTTTACTTATAACGGATGGATATATGTCAGGCGAATCCCAAACAGCTATAACTTCAGATGATGAGGAAACGAGAGAAACAAATTTCATGCAGGAAACCGGTTTAGTCACTAAGCTTTTGAAAAAATCCGACAAAAAGTTACAAATATGGATGACAAATTTGCTAAAAACGAATTCCTCTGAGCTGAAGAGAATTTTTACAATTCTTCTCGTGTTAGTTGTTGTGGGAGAGTTTTTAGAAGCTCCTTCAGCCACACTAGCAGACGCATCCCTTTTAGAGCATCTGGGCGAAGAACGACGAAACTATGGAAAACAACGATTATGGGGTTCGCTTGGATTCGGGTTATCATCGTTTCTCGTTGGAGTTCTGTTGGAGAGGTCTCGGCATATTGTTTGTGGCGATCCATACACGGACTACATGATATGTTTCTGCGTATTTGCGTTATTAATGCTAACGACATTGTTCATATCAACGACATTCAAGTTCAAATACAAAGAAACTGACACGAAACAAGTAAATGTGCTTTGGGCCCTTTGTAACATTCATTACGGCTCATGCCTAGCAGCTGCCTGCTTCATGGGAGTTGGTCACGGAATGTCTCATAGTTTTCTCAACTGGTTTCTCGAAGATCTAGGAGCTACAAAAACATTGATGGGCGTCGCTGTAATTTGCCGCAGTTCTTTGGACTTACTGACATTTTTCGTGGCGGGAAGCCTGATAAAGGCCGTTGGACAGATAAAAATTATGATCTGCTCGCTGATCTCGTACGGAATTGCCTTCACACTGTACTCCTTACTCACTAACCCATGGTGGGTTTTGCCCATTGAAATGTTAGTAGGGTGTACCTATGCAGCCTCATGGTCAGCTTGTACTTCATACATGGCAGGTGCGGCGTCCTCAGAATCAGTTACAACTATTCAAGGTATAGAACGGTCCCTACGCCTCCCTAGATAACTCTCGTTAACTCTTTGATCTTTCAGGAAGTGAATAGATATTGTTCAACatattgttgtttcttttctttttctttactacACTGACCAGGGACTTACCATTAACCCTAAGGCATACCATCGCACTTGAGACTTAGGACTCTGGAATTGAAGAGAATTAAAGGCTTGCTAACTCTTTTCTATCATTTGAATATTCTCTGGTGTGAACAGTTTAGAAAGGTTTATAGCACAGGgtggaaaaatattttttctaccAGGAATACTGATAGCTGTTATAAACAACTCTGaaggtctatttttttttttatcaaccgTGAAAAGTGATCTTTGTTTATCATAGAAGTAAACTTAGCTTTTTCAGCTATTTTGAAGGAATCCACtcaaataattacaaaaatacCCGAATAAGAAAAAACTGGCTAGAGGCAACCAGTTGGGTATTAACAAacatggccgaggatttgaactcagcTTTTTTTCACTCTCGCGGCCAAACAAACCGCCAGCAACGCAGGCTAGGATGACCGCGGAACAAATCCAGGTAGTGTTCGAGGTGGGACTCCAACTGATCACTCGGCCACACTACCTGTTATGTGGCTTAAAGCATAATTTGTTTAGATAATTGTTCCAAAGGgtacaattttttattttcataggTATTCTCCAAGGTGTTTACTGGGGACTGGGAACAGGCTCGGGTACTATAGCAGGAGGGTTTCTTATCCATCATATTGGAGCAGTGGCCACATTTCGCTGCGTCGCCTGCTGCGCCTTCGTGGCCTgcgtttt
The sequence above is a segment of the Porites lutea chromosome 3, jaPorLute2.1, whole genome shotgun sequence genome. Coding sequences within it:
- the LOC140932371 gene encoding uncharacterized protein, which encodes MSSDRKWLRINRDLLVYKAFYFFFLSGFGSIFPYLPVYFRQIGLPASQVGLLLGLRPIVQFASAPFWAIIADRYRKRKSVLVMSVISWLIMTMTLAFVEPTNEICEIRQGNDTHQHVVNYTKVKTGFFRRSLWLPLTEPDTQTGDGTQQQADLDIVPIHIDHRERKLKNISRSNGVRVLETSNVAQFQEGDHRYLILSEGKRSFHARNNSNLSAPVTIAEQQKDMSDISTVTTLSSSGILIGNLNSKNNKQPERFYKKDGPKLQNLTKETQSATGKDVVLSAGEQIKSKHFSRFYKTSNLAGESNRHRNFSERRVQIENTQYQQLQGRNDSTKSGLKRSERLRENATRNFTLNVLSPARAHEKKDNSSTDKRRENKGSPPVVIEFSRIIIPHNSQSTPDKTTENSFNAKNEEGSGNFERRPLLEETVVRKTVLHSNEPSTTERVNPNISDILTQINNRPTENIDQGNLLHLEEKLSKMIAFDHSKTINERNSLRTGIGEGQKISINDTADKTSSLPSVSLNRSPLVQAHVHNKTLYTQSDKLLKNELHKSETKFISHQESVPAMDKTNNVRGQLEVKTSNGDLESDDYGLFSGSANSVLDSSTWYTSTEGEGSFYNPQKEEIKTQKTQKTMVINAASHHNTKKVSNYLQNSASEKYREASKMQSLRNESLLITDGYMSGESQTAITSDDEETRETNFMQETGLVTKLLKKSDKKLQIWMTNLLKTNSSELKRIFTILLVLVVVGEFLEAPSATLADASLLEHLGEERRNYGKQRLWGSLGFGLSSFLVGVLLERSRHIVCGDPYTDYMICFCVFALLMLTTLFISTTFKFKYKETDTKQVNVLWALCNIHYGSCLAAACFMGVGHGMSHSFLNWFLEDLGATKTLMGVAVICRSSLDLLTFFVAGSLIKAVGQIKIMICSLISYGIAFTLYSLLTNPWWVLPIEMLVGCTYAASWSACTSYMAGAASSESVTTIQGILQGVYWGLGTGSGTIAGGFLIHHIGAVATFRCVACCAFVACVLFCFAQMRWTQETAATRQLDFEYTYLPTVESKDTEELLRGYRVSKGTKKKHNTTIRRYEYR